The Flavivirga eckloniae genomic interval CTCCTAGGTTTAATCCTTTTCTGTTTTCGTCAAATGGAGTATTATAAGTATCCGACAAAATCATTAAAGTTTTAAAACCATTAATGGTGAATTTTGATAAGCAGTCAGACCCTCCAACAATAACTCTATCTAATTGTCCAGATTTTATTAGTCTGGCTCCAAGCATAATAGAATTTGCAGCCGAAGAACACGCTGTACTTATAGTTGTTACTAAACTTTGTTCTATGCCTAATTGTTCTGCAATTTTTTGAGTAGAATCTCCTGCATGATGCCCTTCTATATATTTTTGAGTTGATTTATCTTCTAAATAATCGTAATAATTAGCTTCGGTCTTATCCATTCCCCCAACACTTGTTGCAGATATTAATCCTGTTTTATAAGCGTTTATATTGGAAATGCCTGCGTTTTCAATAGCTTGCTTTGCTGCTATTACACCCAGTAGTGCCGTACGAGAATAGTTGTTGTTTGGTGATAAACCAAGTTGTTGTTCTAATTCTTTATTCGTAAAAGCAATTTCGCCAACCATAATGTTTTCCTTATGGATGGTTTGTATTTTTGAAATTCTTGTAATTCCAGTTTTGCCTTCTACAAGCGACCTGTAATTCTCGTCTACATTGTTTCCAATAGCAGAAATAATTCCCATACCTGTAATAGCTATGCCTTTACTCATATTTTATTATTCCTGTGAAATTAGGAATCTTAATTTATTAAACTTATACCAATTTAATTTTGAAACTGATATTATTTAGAGATTCAACACCAATCGATGGCTATTTTAGTACAACCGTTTGTGAATTTGTGGTTATGTTTTTGCGAAATTTTTAATAAAATCTAGTTGAAAGATTCTGATACACGCAATAATGATGAACGATTTATTTTGTTCTATTCTCAAAAATATATTTAGCCATGACCTCAATAGACTCAAAAATAGCGCGACCTTGTTTTGGGTCGGTTAACTTAATTCCGTAGTTCTTATCTAACATAACAATTAATTCCAATGCATCAATGGAGTCTAGCCCTAAACCATCTCCAAATAATATATCATTGTCATTAATATCTTCTACTGTTATATCTTCAAGGTTTAATTGCTCTACAATATTCTTTTTTAGCTCTTGTTTTAAAGTCTCCATGTTATGTATTATATAATTTTACTATATTTTGTTTATTATGTATTATTGATCCTTTATTCGTTACCAAATATAAAAATGCTTCATAATCATCTCCATCTAACTCAACCCAACCGCAAAGCACTTTTTTTGTTTTATCTGTTGATAATAAGCTATTGGTGTTGTCCAATAAATGTTGTGCATTAAACGCGTCAAAGATAAAAAAACTATTTTCAGAAAATAACTTGTATTTAATACTAATTTCTCCAATACAAATATTTGGCAATGTGTATACAAAAACAGCAGGGCTTGGATAGTAATCTTCTTTATTTTGAATGGACTGTTGATGCTTTCTATCGGTATCTATACTTGATGCTTTGTTAGAGAATACAATGGCGATATTATTTTCTTCTTCTGGGTTTAAATGTTCGTTTTTTAGTAATACATCGGCAGCTAAAAATGCTAATTTGCTTAAAGCATCCATTTTAAAAAACTTTGCATAATTTGTTTCAAGAGATTTATATGCAGCTTTTATAAACGCCGAAAAGTTATTGTTTTCATTATTATAAATAACAGAACCATTTAAGGATACCTCATTGTTTTTGATTTTGCAAAAAGAGCTTATATGGTAATTGGAATTCATTAGTCAGTTACTTTTTTTTACAAACCAATAAGGTATGATATTCTCCAACACTAATATCTTCTTCAAGCTTAAGTCCAGCTTTATCAATTAACTTAAGAAATACTTCAGCCGAATACATTTTACTGTTCCCATTTGCCAATACGGTGAAATAAAGGGAGGTTGCTTCTAAGATAAATTTGGCATTATCGAATTTCTGTCTATCTGTAAACGTCTCCATAATCATTAATTCGGTATTATCGTCCATGGACTTAACACAAGTCGTTAATACCTTAAGAATTTCTTCTTCAGAGAAACAATCTAAGAATTGGCACATCCATATCGTATCTGCTCCATTTGGAATTTGAGGGTTGTCTTTTAACCAATCTATTTCATAACTGGAAACCCTTTTATCAAAGCCTTCTTTTTTAATATTGCCGAGAGCTATATTTATTTGCCCAGGTAAATCAATTATTTTTACGGATACATCTTGATTATGTTGACAACAGCTTATTGCAAATTTCCCTGTATTGGCACCAATATCGAATATGGTTTTTGGGTTATTTCTAAAGGCTAATTTTAAAGCATCATTAAAAATCGCATCAGAATAGTGATGATCAAATTCAAACCAAGATTTTTGAATTTCTGGCGTTAATTGAGATAAGCCTTCATAAACCGTGTTCCAACTGCCAAGCTCTTTTAAACCTTCTGGCTTTCCGGTTTTTATAGACTCATTTAAATGGAATAACCCTTTATAACATACATCGTTTGTAAAGTTTATATTAACGTTTACAGTCTCATGATAATTTAAAAAATAACCCGTAGTGGTTAATTGATAATTACCTGAATCGTCTTTACTAACAATGCCAGAACTTTCGGCTATTTCTAATAAAACACCTATCCCATATGCACTAACAGATAATTCATTTGAGATGGCATCTATTGCAATGCCTCCTTTTTTCCTTTTATTAAAAATCAAGCTAAGAACACCTAACTTTCTTAGTGAAACTGTAGCTTGAAACACAAAAGGAGCAAAAGCAATTTTTTGTGCTTCTTGAATAGCGTCAATAGCTCTTAACGTAGTATTTTCCATAATTATTTTTTATCTTTTTTTACTTTTTCAAATATTACTGCTGTATTACTACCACCAAAACCTGACGCTGTTTTAAGAAAAAAGTTCATTTTTTTTGGGGTGATTTGAGTTATGATATTTATTGGTTGTGTAACACCTAATGTCTCAAAACCTAAAGAAACATATAAGGTGTTATTATAAAGTGAATGCATTCCAACAATAGTTTCTAATAAACCGGAAGCTCCCAGAGTATGCCCGAAATAACCTTTTAAACTATTTGTAGGGACATTTTGCAGGCCTAATCTGTTGAACGCAATAGCTTCCATTTCATCATTATAGGGTGTCGCTGTTCCATGGGCAGAAATATAATCGATACTTTCAGACGATATATTCGCTTCTTTGAGCGCCGATGTTACACTTCTAAACAAGCCTTCTCCGGTTCGGGAGGGTCCGGAAATATGATTGGCATCATTACAAGAACCTTCTCCTAAAACAGCAACGGCTTCTTTTACCAGATTTGTTTTATTATTGGTAACCAAAATACTTGCAGCAACTTCGCCAATATTAATCCCAGAGCGATTTTTACAATAGGGTTTGCAAGGCGCATCGCTTAGTGCCTGAAAAGAGTTGAATCCCGATAAAATAAACTCTGTAACAAGATCTCCGCTCACAATAAATACATGGTCATAAACGCCTTGTTGGATATAACGTTTTGCAACTGCAACGGCTAAAATTCCTGAAACACAGGCGTTAGAAATAACAACAGCCTCGTTTTCAAATTTAAAGAAGTCCTTTATTTTTTTACCTAAAACACTTAAATAAGCACGTTCTTCAGGAAATTCGTTGTTTTTTTCTAAAACATCAATATTACCTTTTGTAGTTGAAATAATTAAACCAACATTTTTTGTTAAAGGAATTTTAGACGCTTGAATAACATGGTTTAACGATGTTATCATCATCTGTTCTAAGCGCGTGAAATCGCCTTTGCCTTCTAAGGGTTTAAAACGTTCACTTAATGCTTTTGTGTTTATTATTGATGACCAAAAAGGTTGAGGTAATAGGTTTTTGTCGTCAATTAGTTGTAAACCGGATACTTGATTATGAATATTATTTATAACAGTTTCACTATCAAATCCGAGAGAAGAGACTATATTATTATGTGATAAGTAAACATCAGTCATCTAAAAGGCCTACTTTTTGTTTCCATTCCATGAAAAAATCTGGAATTGTTAAAGATAATTCTCCTTGCCCCGTATGGTCTACAAAAACCTGAACGGTTTCTCCCGTACAAACGAGCTGATTTTCTTGATTAAAAATTTCATATCTAAAAATCATTTTCGCAGCACGACTGTCTACATATATTGTTTTTATTGTAGCAACATCCCCATAACGCAAAGGTAATTTGTGTTCGCTACTTGATTTTACAATTGGCGTAGCATAGCCAAAGTCTTTTTGATTTAAATATGATATGCCATGATGTCTGCCAAAAGCCTCTCTACCATCTTCAAAGTATTGTATATAATTGCCATGCCAAACAATTCCTAGTGGGTCAGTTTCTACAAACCGAACTCTTACCTGGCTAATAAAGCTAATTTCTTTATTATTTTTAGACTGCATTTTTCTTTTCATTGTAAACTATGGCGATTGCGGTTGTGACGATAAAAAACAAAAATAGTAATGTTATTTCCGGAATGATATCCATTAAGCTAGAATTTCTCAAAAAAACATCGTAAAAAGCATTTAACCCCCAATTCATTGGCGAAATATTAGATAAGGTTTGCATAAATTCGGGCATAATAAATACGGGAACCCAAACACCTCCCAAAGCTGCTAAAATAACTACAAAGGTTGCTCCAAATGGAGCAGATTGTTCTTGGGTTTTGGCTATCGTGCCTAAAAGTAAGCCCAGTCCTATGGCAGCTAAACCTGCAAATATGGCCACTAAAAATAAAAGGGGTAATTTGTCTGAAACATTTAATTTTGGTAACCCTATAGCTGGAAATAAATAAATTCCAATAAGTAACATTAATACAAACTGAATCAAACAAACGATTAAATAGATCGCTGTTTTTCCTCCAAGAACGGTTAAATATGATACTGGATTTGTTCTTAGGCGTACAAAAGTACCTTGACTTTTTTCTTTTACAATATTAATGGATAAGGGTACAATAATAAAAAATATAGCAAAAAGTGTCCAAGCTGGAACATTATGCTGAACCGAGTTTGGGATGATATTTTCATCATCCTTTTTTGGCAATATTTCTTTAAAACTTATAAAACTCTCTGTTTCAAAAATGATTTCCGAAGGATCATCTGTTAATTGCTCTTGAAATGCATTGTAGATGGATTGCGTTTCAATTTTAGAAATCATTTTATCTACTTCATTTTTTACTGAGCTTTTAAAAGAGAACTGCGTTGCCGGATCAAAATATAACTTGACTTCTTTTGCCTTGAAAATTTCTTTTGGTTTATCTTCACCTTCATCTTCTAAACCAAATTTATTCAAAATGCCTTCAACATTTTGGTTGATTTTTTTTTCAAGATCTGAAGATAAATCTTCAGGAATTACAATAGCCAATTGATTTTTGCCTTTAAAAACCAGATTCTTGGCATCTTCTTCAATAGCAATTTTAATAACCTCAAAAACATTCGAGCCTTCCAGACCTTTAACAATGGTTTGTGACACAGATCCCTTATCGTTATCCACTAAAAGTATAGGGATTTTGGTTTCACTTACAGTTTTAAATGTACTGTCTTGAATTATGGTAATAGTTACTATTAACACTAAAGGCATGATAAATAATATGGCTATTCCACCAATATCTCTGGTGAGCAATCTAAACTCTTTATATGCAGATGCCAGTAATTTATGCATGATCTCTTAAAGCGTGTCCGGTTAAAGCTAAAAATACATCTTCAAGATTTTTAGCATTTTTTTGCTCTTTAATTAAGTTTTTTGGGTCTCCTTGTGTTATTATTTTTCCGTGGTCTATTATAGCAACTTTAGTACAAAAGGCTTCTGCTTCGTTTAAGTGATGTGATGTATAGATTATTGTAGTTCCTTTTTCGTTAAGAGCTTTTAAATAATTTATAATAACATTTTTAGATTGCACATCGACTCCAACAGTAGGTTCGTCTAAAAACAGGACTTTTGGGTCGTGCAGAATACTAGCTATTAAATTGATTCGACGTTTCATCCCTCCAGAAAACGTGTTTATTTTTTTATTTGAAAATTGTGAAAGTCCTAGAGTTTTTAATGCGTCTTTTATTTTTAATTTTAAATCGTTGCCTTTTAATCCGTACATGCTTCCAAAATACGCTAGGTTTTCAAAAGCGGTTAAAGTTGGATACAAAGCATATTCTTGAGGGACTATACCTATTAACTGTTTTAATTGGTTCTTATTTTTTTTATAGGTAAGCCCATCTATAACAAATGAACCGGAAGTTGGTTTAATTAATGAGCATAACAGCGAAATTAACGTTGTTTTTCCTGCTCCGTTTGGGCCTAACAGTCCAAAAATATCTTTTTCTGAAATGCACAAATCTAAATTAGATACAGAAAATGTATCTGCTCCTTTATATTTTTTAGATAGTTGCTTAATTTCAATCATGTATAATTCCTTATATGGCCTTTTTTAATTTTTTAAAGAAGGCTTCTTCCTTATCTGCAATGACTTCTAATTGTGATGCCACATGATTATAAGCATCATCTTTCGCACTTCTGCTTTTATAAATACGAGATGCATCTAAAGCAAAATCTCTCCATAAATCACCTATAACCGTCATTTCTTTGGATAATTCTGCCAATTTATTGTTATTTAATATTTTACTGGATTCTTGTAAAAAGGCTGCATAAATATATCTAAATCCACCACCACCGGTTCCAATCTCTTCTTGCATTCTAACAATTTGCCCTAAATAATGATTAGCAACTTTAACACCTTTTTTCTTAGGCCATTTGCGTATTAGTTTTGCTGTATACTTAATGCCTTTAACACCAATAACAGGTACTGGAGCCAGCATATCTCTACACGTGTTTTTTATTCCTTTAATAATGGCGCTTTCAATATTTAGTTTTTCTGGAAAACCTATAGGATAGTACATGTGGCCTTTTGGAGCAAAAGCACCTTTAGCAAAGCGAACTTTATCTAATTCTTTACTGGTTAACGTTGTAACCGTTTCCATAACAGGGTCGCTAATCAAATAGCTGTCATTTTGTTTACCATACACAATTAAATTATGTGCATTAAAATGAAAACGATATTCGTCTGGAAAGTATACTAAATTATAAACGCCAACTTGAAGTCCTACGGGATTGTTTTTTTCTAAATTTTCAATTAGTCTCGCTTCAGCTTGTTGTGGGGTTTTAAATTTTTCCTTTTTAATTTTTATCCCAGTACGTTTTGCAAATCTTTTAAAAATTTGACCGGGCATTGTTCTATATGATATTGCCGGGGCATGATTTACTTTTAGAAAAGGAATATAACAGAACATTAAACCAGAACCTATGCCAAACACCATGGGTTCACTTACATCAAAGCCATTATACTTCATTAAATTTGAAACAACGCCATTTTCGCAGTGCGCGGTTTGGTGATGTGTAAAATTAATTTCCATAATCAATATCCTTTAATTGATTAATAGAAACTTCGAACACATCGGCATATTTTGCTAGTGTTTTTTCAGATAATTTATTGAATTTTTTCAATTTAAAGTGTCTTTTTACCTGCCATTTAAACAGGCCTACATAACTTGCTAGAATACCAATATCCATTTTATGGAGTTCCATATAATATTCAATAGGGCTAGTTTCTTTATTTAGTACTCTGGCTTTTGCTTTTGCAATACGCTCATTAATTTCTTGTATGGCGTTGTCTAAGGCAATTGTTTTAGGCTGCCAACCGCTACTTTTAGCTGTAGTGTATTCCCCTTTATCATCAACAGCATAACAAAGCTCTTTGTGTTTGCCTGCTTCTAAACTACTTTTATCTTGGGGGACATCACTCTTTTTCATAAAACTATTTCAAATCTTTGATAACCAAATTCATCTCACAAGATAATAATTTGGATGTTCCTTCGTGAATATTGCATTCTAAAGAACATATGCTGTAGCTATCGGTGTCATATCTTGATGTTAGTTTTGCACTGGAGATTATGGTACTATCAACCTTAGGACAGGAAAACAACGTTACTTTTTTCACGGCACTAATAAAACCAATTAGATTAGCACCTTCTCCTTCAATATCATCATCATTAAAAAAACTTTTGCCAACTATTGATGAGCAAGTTTGTGCTGCATTCTCTATTAATCCTACTTCGTTAAAATAATCATCTTCAACTAAAAGACAGTCTTTTTTAATTTTAAATGATGTAGAAACATGTTCATCATCAAGAGTTAGAACCTTGTCTATCATCAAAAATGGAGGACGATGCGGTAAAAAATTAGAGACATCTATTTTATCAAGATCAATCATTAACTTGCAATAACAGTTTTCATTATACCAGAAGCAATTGTTTCATTTTTGGAACTAAGTACAGTTATTTCAACCAAAGTTACTCCCATAAATTCATGTAAAATATGAGCTTCTGTTTTTATGGTTTCATTTAATTGAGGCAACATAGAGATTTCTATTTTTTTAATAGAACCTATATAGCCTGTTGGTGCCGGAGATCCTTTTAAAAAATAATCATACCCCGTATGGAGTGCCACTGTCTGTGCCATATTTTCTACTAATCCGGATTCCGATAGTACTTTATTTTCAAAAAAAATATTGGTTTCTAAAACTCTTAATGAGGATATTACATTTGTATCGGAAAAACCTAACAAACTATCTACCATTACAAAAGGAGCTTTTTGTGGAATTAAGTGTTCTATATTTGTAATTGGTTTTTCTAGTAAAGCCATTTTAATGAACAGTTAGATGTGCATAAGCATAAGAGAATCTTCCGCTTTCTGGCACTGATAACATTATTTTGTCTCCTTTTTTCAACCTTCCAGAATACATGAGTTCTTCAAGCATTAGGTAGATAGAAGCAGATCCAACATTGCCTACTCTATCTAAATTAGTAAACCAACTACTTTCGGGAATTTGCAATCCTCTTTCTTTAATTTTATTTTTTAATTTTTCAGCAAAAAAGTTAGAGGATAAATGAGGTAGAAAATAGTCGATATCCGCAGAGTCTTTATCATGTTTTTTTAAGACTAGCTCTAAGCTTTCGACACCTTTATCGATAATATGCTTTTCTAAAATTTTAACATCTTGTTTAACAGAAAAGATAGATTCTTCTAACCATTGTTTAGAGTTGTATTCTGTCCAAGGCTTAATAGACCCATCGTCAAGTTTTTCTCCGCCAGAATACATACAGGTTTCCAATTCATGCGCATACGAATAGGCTTCCATCCAATCTATTTTTAAAGAGATGCCTGTTTCATTTTTTTTGTTTTCTAACAACATGGCGCCTGCTCCATCTGACAGCATCCAACGTAAAAACTCTTTTTTAAATGCTACTATAGGCTGCTCTTCTAAAGATGAAAGCGACACAGCCTCTTCATTAAACATATTTGCCTGTATTCGTGTAGAAGATCTTTCTGATCCTGTACAAACTGCATTGTTTGAATTTCCTGATTTTACAGATAAAAAGCCAAACTTTAAGGAACTCATGCCTGCACAGCAAATACCTGCGGCTGAGTTTATCTCCATATTTTTATTTGCTAATAAACCATGAACCATGGCTGCATGAGAGGGCAATAATTGATCGGGAGAAGAGGTTCCGCAGCATAATAATTCCATACTGTTTTCAGTAAACGAATCGTCAAATAACTTTGCAATAGCTTCTTGAGTTAATTCTGCATTGCTATGGGTAATTTTTCCTTGACTATTAATGGCGTAATAACGCTGTTTTATTCCATTATTTCTTAATACTACTCTTTTTGCTCTAGAAGGCTTCCCGTTAATTTGACCTAAAATGCCTTCCATTTCATCATTACTAATGGGGTTGTTTGGTAAAAATTTTGATATTCTTGTTATGTAAACGTCTTTCATTTAATCCCTTTCTATTTAATTTCTACAGATGAATAATATTTTTTATCCTTTTTTATCTTTCCAGACAAAGGCAAATAAGTCAACAAAAATAAAAGAAAAACCACGGGAGCAATAACCCAAATGGCAAATAATAAATAATAATTAAATATTTTAATCCAAATTGTACGCTTATTGATATTACTTTCCCCCTTAGAATAGATGAGTTTTGCCCATTTACCAAATAAAACATTGGCTCTTTTATCTGCTAAAACTAAAAAAGGTTTTATTACTACAGCTTCTTCTTTTACTAGACTTTTTTGAAGATTATCAAGATTATTACTAATGGTGTGATCTAATATAACATCACCAAACCTGGTAGATTCATCAATATCTTTTTGAGACACGCCTGGTTTAGGAAATATACCTAAATATTTTTTTTTCTCTCCACTAAACATCCATTGTACTATGGTAATAACGCTTATGTGGTTTATATGCCTATCTCTTAAAACAATATTACCAACTAATTTGGAACCACATTCCTTAAGTAGCGTTTTCACTTTTTCTTGAGCCATTACCCACATATTTCTACAACCAATAACAGTAATTATTGGCGTATTTGCAAGTAATTGTTTGGCTTCTGGGGTAGATAAGAAAGAATTTGTTGGAATTGATGGGCTTAAATACCAAACAGAATACCCTAAAATCACTAAATCGAATTTTTGATTTAGAATGGCTTCAGGAATGGGTTTTGTTTTTGAAGGAATTTGAAGAAAAGATTCGGGAAATGCATTTAAAAAATCTTTTTTTTTCCATGGAAAAGCAAAAGGCGTTTCCATTTCTATTTGATGGTGAACAACTTTTATGTTTTTGGAATTATTAAGAGGCATCGCAATATTATTTACGATTTCTGTTAATTGACCAGATTGAGAGTAATGAATAACTAAAATGTTCTTCATTTTATTATTTATTGTTTGCATCCCAAAAATCAAAATAATTAAACCATTGTAATGGGTATTTTTTAATCATCCATTCTAAGCTTTGCGTATATTCTTTTAGTAATGCTTTGGCATCCCTGTGCTTCACCTCTGCTGTTCTTGCATAAAGGTGGTAATGTTTTCTGGTTTCTTTTAGTACATATACAAAAAGTACAGGAACTCGTAATCGAGAGCTTATAAGAAATGGACCGGCTGGAAACTTAGTTTCTTTACCTAATAATTCTTGTTCTAAATATTTTGAATCTTTAATGTAACGATCTCCTGTTATACAAACAATTTCATTTCTTGCCAATGCTGCATTAATTTCAAAGATATGGGAAAGGTCTTCTTTAATAAGAATAATTTTTATGTTAGACTTATTTGTAACACTATCAAGATAATCTTTTATGGCTGTATGCTCGACATTGGTTGTGAGTAAGCTTATGCACTCATTATCTTCTAATTCTCCAAAAAAATGCTCAGCAATTTCAAAATTGCCCATATGACCGCTTATAAGGATGCCTCCTTTTTTTTGTTTTAGTATTTCTTTTATACGCTCTACACCATCATAATCATATGTGAATTTAGACTTTAAGCCAGAAGAAATAGCAACTTTGTCTATTATTGTTTGTCCAAAAACAAAATAACTTCTGTAAATGCTTAAGATACTTTTAAGCTTGGAATATTTTAGTCTTTTATGAAAGTAGTAGTAGGTCGCTTTTGTGCTGTCCATCGCAAAAAGGCAGAAATAAGCAGCAACAAAATATAAAATAAAATATGCTGAACGTAGTCCAAGTTTTTTGATACAAAATATAAATATTTTGTAGCCTAAAACCGTACCTCTGGACTTTCCTTTCCATTCAGCAGCCATATATATTTGGGTAAAGTTGTTTTATTATTTTAATTTGTTTTCAATAAGATTGTAAAAATCTTGAAGTGTAACAATGTTTATAAAATCTTCTCCTACTAATTTAACGCCAAAATTAGACTCAATAGACACAACAAGATCTACAAAATCTAAACTGTCAAGTTCAAGAGTTTCTTTTAAGTTAGCTTCGGGTGAAATATCATCATTTTCAACTTCAAATTCATCTATAAGAAAGTCGTTTATTTTTTCAATAATAACTTCTTTATTCATCTTTGTGATTTATTTTTTTTATTATTAATGCTGAGTTTGTTCCCCCAAACCCAAAGGAATTGGACAAAAATACATCAATTTTTTTATCTAACGTTTTACTTACTAAATTTAATTTTGCAGCATCTTCATCCGGGGTCTCAAGATTTATGTTAGGAGCAATAAAAGAGTGCTGCATCATAAGCATCGAATATATAATTTCACTAGCTCCAGCCATCCAGCATTCATGTCCTGTCATAGACTTTGTAGAGCTTACGTAAGGACCGTTTTCTCCAAATACGTTGAATATGGCTTTGGCTTCATTGGCATCTCCAACAGGTGTTGAAGTAGCATGTGCATTAACGTAGTCGATACTGTTAACAGGAATGTTTGCTTGTAATAAGGCTTTATTCATGGCTCGGGAAGGTCCATCAACGTTTGGTGTTGAAATATGTTCTCCGTTTGATGAAAACCCATAGCCTATAATTTCTCCTAAAATAGGAGCGCCTCGCTTTATGGCAGATTCATAACTTTCTACTACTAAGGTAGCTCCGCCGCCACTAGGAATAAGACCATCACGATTTTTATCGAATGGGCGGGATGCCTTTGCAGGTTGTTCTTCGTGTGCAGAAAATACACCTAAGCCATCAAAACTTCCCATGGCTAGTTCATTTATCTCTTGAGCACCTCCACATATAATACAGTCTTGAAGGCCACTTTTTATAAGCTGATATGCCATGCCAATAGCATGAGAGCCACTTGCACAGGCAGCACTTATAGTAAAATTAACACCTGTTAATTTAAAAATAGTAGAGAGGTTCATCGTTACGGTAGAATTCATGCCTTTAAAAATAGATCCAGAACCTACCAAGGTGGTGTCTTTTTTCTCTCTAATTTTATCAACAGATTCTATAACAGATTTTGCTGTACTATCGTTACCGTAAAGAATCCCTACTTCATTAGCGTCTATAAACTCTTGAGTGATTTTTGCATTTTCTAAGGCTTCAATGGTTGCCATATAAGCATATGCGCCTTCTTCCCCCAAGCTAATACGCTCTCTTCTTGTAAGGAGCTTTTTAAGATTAGGTGTCTCTACCATGCCTGTTAAGCTTGAACGGTAACCAAAAGGTTTTCTTTTTTCATCAGAGATAATTCCAGAGGTTCCGTTATAAAGAGACGTTTTTACTTCTTCTAAATTTTTACCAATGCAGGAATAAATTCCCATGCCAGTTATAACAACTCTTCTCATCTTTCGAATTATTTATGAATAAATGCCTCCATTTATATTTATAACTTCCCCTGTAATGTAAGATGCTTTTTCTGATGCTAAAAAAGATACTAAATGCGCTACTTCTTCGGGGTCTCCAAAACGATTTGCAGGAACCATCTTTTTTAATTCTTTTTCATCCAAATCCCCAGTCATGTCTGTTTTAATAAATCCTGGGGCGACTGCATTTACAGTAATCTTACGTTTAGCTATTTCTTGAGCTAAGGCTTTTGTGGCTCCTATAACAGCACCTTTTGCAGCAGAGTAATTGGTTTGACCAGCCGTTCCTTTAAGACCGGATAATGAAACAATATTGATAATACGCCCATATTTTTGAACCAATAATTTTTGAATTAAGTGATTAGTTACATTAAAGAATCCATTTAGACTGGTATCAATAACATTATTCCAGTCTTCGGATGTCATCCACATAAATAAACCGTCTTTTGTAATGCCGGCATTATTAACGATCACTTCAATAGCAGCATCTTTGTTGTTTTCATGCCAGTTATCTAAAACAGATTTTACTTCGTGGTTATTAACTACATTAAATTGTAGTAATTCTCCTTTTCCTCCAGCTTCTTCAACAGCTTTTAAGGTATCGAGAGCAGCTTGTTCGTTACTTTGGTAGTTAATTAAGATGTGGTAGTCTGTATCTTTGGCTAGTTGAATACAGATGGCTTTTCCAATCCCCCTTGAGCCACCAGTTATTAGTGCGTATTTATTTTTAATTGTATTTTTTTTCATTAACAATAAACATTATTTTTTTTTGATTTCAACA includes:
- a CDS encoding BtrH N-terminal domain-containing protein, with protein sequence MEINFTHHQTAHCENGVVSNLMKYNGFDVSEPMVFGIGSGLMFCYIPFLKVNHAPAISYRTMPGQIFKRFAKRTGIKIKKEKFKTPQQAEARLIENLEKNNPVGLQVGVYNLVYFPDEYRFHFNAHNLIVYGKQNDSYLISDPVMETVTTLTSKELDKVRFAKGAFAPKGHMYYPIGFPEKLNIESAIIKGIKNTCRDMLAPVPVIGVKGIKYTAKLIRKWPKKKGVKVANHYLGQIVRMQEEIGTGGGGFRYIYAAFLQESSKILNNNKLAELSKEMTVIGDLWRDFALDASRIYKSRSAKDDAYNHVASQLEVIADKEEAFFKKLKKAI
- a CDS encoding ABC transporter ATP-binding protein, whose protein sequence is MIEIKQLSKKYKGADTFSVSNLDLCISEKDIFGLLGPNGAGKTTLISLLCSLIKPTSGSFVIDGLTYKKNKNQLKQLIGIVPQEYALYPTLTAFENLAYFGSMYGLKGNDLKLKIKDALKTLGLSQFSNKKINTFSGGMKRRINLIASILHDPKVLFLDEPTVGVDVQSKNVIINYLKALNEKGTTIIYTSHHLNEAEAFCTKVAIIDHGKIITQGDPKNLIKEQKNAKNLEDVFLALTGHALRDHA
- a CDS encoding LpxL/LpxP family acyltransferase translates to MAAEWKGKSRGTVLGYKIFIFCIKKLGLRSAYFILYFVAAYFCLFAMDSTKATYYYFHKRLKYSKLKSILSIYRSYFVFGQTIIDKVAISSGLKSKFTYDYDGVERIKEILKQKKGGILISGHMGNFEIAEHFFGELEDNECISLLTTNVEHTAIKDYLDSVTNKSNIKIILIKEDLSHIFEINAALARNEIVCITGDRYIKDSKYLEQELLGKETKFPAGPFLISSRLRVPVLFVYVLKETRKHYHLYARTAEVKHRDAKALLKEYTQSLEWMIKKYPLQWFNYFDFWDANNK
- a CDS encoding ABC transporter permease, which translates into the protein MIDKVLTLDDEHVSTSFKIKKDCLLVEDDYFNEVGLIENAAQTCSSIVGKSFFNDDDIEGEGANLIGFISAVKKVTLFSCPKVDSTIISSAKLTSRYDTDSYSICSLECNIHEGTSKLLSCEMNLVIKDLK
- a CDS encoding ABC transporter permease, whose translation is MHKLLASAYKEFRLLTRDIGGIAILFIMPLVLIVTITIIQDSTFKTVSETKIPILLVDNDKGSVSQTIVKGLEGSNVFEVIKIAIEEDAKNLVFKGKNQLAIVIPEDLSSDLEKKINQNVEGILNKFGLEDEGEDKPKEIFKAKEVKLYFDPATQFSFKSSVKNEVDKMISKIETQSIYNAFQEQLTDDPSEIIFETESFISFKEILPKKDDENIIPNSVQHNVPAWTLFAIFFIIVPLSINIVKEKSQGTFVRLRTNPVSYLTVLGGKTAIYLIVCLIQFVLMLLIGIYLFPAIGLPKLNVSDKLPLLFLVAIFAGLAAIGLGLLLGTIAKTQEQSAPFGATFVVILAALGGVWVPVFIMPEFMQTLSNISPMNWGLNAFYDVFLRNSSLMDIIPEITLLFLFFIVTTAIAIVYNEKKNAV
- a CDS encoding beta-ketoacyl-ACP synthase III; this encodes MKDVYITRISKFLPNNPISNDEMEGILGQINGKPSRAKRVVLRNNGIKQRYYAINSQGKITHSNAELTQEAIAKLFDDSFTENSMELLCCGTSSPDQLLPSHAAMVHGLLANKNMEINSAAGICCAGMSSLKFGFLSVKSGNSNNAVCTGSERSSTRIQANMFNEEAVSLSSLEEQPIVAFKKEFLRWMLSDGAGAMLLENKKNETGISLKIDWMEAYSYAHELETCMYSGGEKLDDGSIKPWTEYNSKQWLEESIFSVKQDVKILEKHIIDKGVESLELVLKKHDKDSADIDYFLPHLSSNFFAEKLKNKIKERGLQIPESSWFTNLDRVGNVGSASIYLMLEELMYSGRLKKGDKIMLSVPESGRFSYAYAHLTVH